A window from Paraburkholderia acidiphila encodes these proteins:
- a CDS encoding LysR family transcriptional regulator gives MKTSGLVELEAVLAVARHRSFRAAADELSVSTSALSHAVAALEARIGVRLFNRTTRSVALTEAGAQFVGSVAPALSTIREALDQAGSFRDTPSGTLRINASVGAAKQVMPVLLAYLKRYPEMKLDLVTEGRLIDIVVEGYDAGIRLAEIVPQDMIAVPFGDRQRFAVVGSPEYFAKHKPPRTPADLKSHRCIRSRMPSGQIYQWEFERRGQAVRVDVEGALTLDEPGLMLAAARDGLGLTYLTEWNVNADLEAGTLVRVLEDWTPPLDGLCLYYPGRRHAPAGLRALIETIREYADTVRERSPVKSRRGPTARH, from the coding sequence TGAGCGTGTCGACCTCGGCGCTCAGCCACGCGGTGGCGGCGCTCGAAGCACGCATCGGCGTGCGGCTCTTCAACCGCACCACGCGCAGCGTGGCGTTGACCGAAGCCGGCGCGCAGTTCGTGGGCAGCGTCGCGCCCGCGTTGTCCACGATCCGCGAGGCGCTCGACCAGGCGGGCAGCTTTCGCGACACGCCCTCGGGCACGTTGCGCATCAATGCTTCGGTGGGTGCGGCGAAACAGGTCATGCCCGTTTTGCTCGCCTACCTGAAGCGTTATCCGGAGATGAAACTCGACCTCGTCACGGAAGGGCGGCTCATCGACATCGTGGTCGAAGGCTACGACGCTGGCATACGTCTCGCGGAAATCGTGCCACAGGACATGATCGCTGTGCCTTTCGGCGACCGTCAGCGTTTCGCTGTGGTTGGCAGTCCGGAATACTTTGCAAAGCATAAACCGCCGCGCACGCCCGCCGATCTCAAGTCGCACCGCTGCATACGCAGCCGCATGCCCAGCGGGCAAATCTACCAATGGGAGTTCGAGCGGCGCGGTCAGGCAGTACGCGTGGACGTGGAGGGCGCGCTGACGCTCGACGAGCCGGGTCTCATGCTCGCGGCCGCGCGCGACGGACTCGGACTCACGTATTTGACCGAATGGAACGTGAACGCGGACCTCGAAGCGGGCACGCTCGTGCGCGTGCTGGAGGACTGGACACCGCCGCTCGACGGACTCTGCCTTTATTACCCCGGGCGGCGGCACGCGCCGGCGGGATTACGCGCGCTGATCGAGACGATCCGTGAATACGCAGACACCGTGCGCGAGCGCTCGCCGGTAAAGAGCCGGCGCGGACCAACTGCTAGGCACTGA
- a CDS encoding M23 family metallopeptidase, whose protein sequence is MIISPPFLPQLDPSKLDPAKPDPMMDAVDEFELFHGIYPIAFDRRRHCGIHLAPEMHGAVYAIADGEVVAYRVCQHAVAPDDSNVGFILLRHMVETGDKRTLTFYSLYMHLLPLAEYHTFGYDAKGLPDFLHMPTGDAPKGKVTPAVKGDGQKVRRKDILGYLGRYEGRTHLHFEIFMLPDDFNAYFGHTQLGNPMPDTPTGRDCWGHILL, encoded by the coding sequence ATGATAATCAGCCCGCCTTTTCTGCCGCAGTTGGATCCTTCGAAGCTCGACCCTGCAAAACCGGACCCTATGATGGATGCCGTTGACGAGTTTGAGCTCTTTCACGGTATCTATCCGATCGCGTTTGACCGGCGCCGGCACTGCGGCATTCATCTCGCGCCCGAGATGCACGGCGCGGTCTATGCGATCGCCGACGGCGAAGTCGTGGCCTACCGGGTCTGCCAGCACGCGGTAGCGCCTGACGACAGCAATGTGGGCTTTATCCTGCTCAGACACATGGTCGAGACGGGCGATAAGCGCACACTCACGTTCTACTCGCTCTACATGCACTTGCTGCCGCTAGCTGAGTACCACACATTCGGATACGACGCGAAGGGGCTACCCGATTTCCTGCACATGCCGACTGGAGATGCGCCGAAGGGCAAGGTTACGCCAGCGGTAAAGGGTGATGGGCAAAAGGTACGGCGCAAAGACATATTGGGCTATCTGGGACGCTACGAAGGGCGAACCCATTTGCACTTCGAAATATTTATGTTGCCGGACGATTTCAATGCTTACTTCGGCCACACGCAGCTTGGCAATCCCATGCCCGACACGCCGACGGGTAGGGATTGCTGGGGGCATATCCTTCTATGA